A window of Hippoglossus stenolepis isolate QCI-W04-F060 chromosome 16, HSTE1.2, whole genome shotgun sequence contains these coding sequences:
- the hgs gene encoding hepatocyte growth factor-regulated tyrosine kinase substrate isoform X3, translated as MGKGGGTFERLLDKATSQLLLETDWESILQICDLIRQGDTQAKYAIGAIKKKLNDKNPHVALYALEVLESVVKNCGQTVHDEVASKQTMEELKDLLKTEPNVRNKILYLIQAWAHAFRNEPKYKVVQDTYQIMKVEGHVFPEFKESDAMFAAERAPDWVDAEECHRCRVQFGVMTRKHHCRACGQIFCGKCSSKYSTIPKFGIEKEVRVCEPCFELLNNHPSLSPPLRKAEVKAPSTTGTPELPPEYLTSPLSQQSQMPPKRDEAALQEEEELQLAIALSQSEAEEKERARHKNSYSVYPKADPTPVTSSAPPVSTLYTSPVNSSAPSAEDVDPELARYLNRTYWEKKQEEARKSPTPSAPAPVPMAEPLPAITQPVETHVPVQPVSIVEQQYQNGESEENHEQFLKALQNAVSTFLNRMKSNHMRGRSITNDSAVLSLFQSINNMHPQLLDILNQLDEKRLYYEGLQDKLAQVRDARAALNALRDEHREKLRRAAEESERQRQIQLAQKLEIMRQKKQEYLEMQRQLAIQRLQEQEKERQMRLEQQKHTIQMRAQMPAFSLPYAQMQSLPPNVAGGVVYQPGAPPSYPGTFSPAGSVEGSPMHNMYMNQPGQTAPPQYQAMPGPVTDPNMAYMYQPAGTNGQPGPPPGQAPPTTSPPYSNYQPTPTQGYQNVVSQAQSMPPMSQPAPTNGMGYMGYQPYPMQNMISALPGQDPNMPPQQPYMPGQQPMYQQVAPPGAPQQQQQQVAQQQTPQAVPGSAEAQLISFD; from the exons ATGGGGAAAGGCGGAGGCACCTTTGAGCGGCTTCTCG ATAAAGCCACCagtcagctgctgctggagacagaCTGGGAATCCATCCTGCAGATCTGTGATCTCATTCGACAAGGAGACACACA GGCTAAATATGCTATCGGAGCCATTAAGAAGAAGCTGAATGACAAAAATCCACACGTGGCCCTGTACGCACTGGAG GTGCTTGAGTCAGTTGTAAAGAACTGTGGCCAGACAGTCCATGATGAGGTGGCAAGTAAACAAACTATGGAGGAACTGAAGGATCTGCTCAAG ACGGAACCTAATGTCAGAAACAAGATCCTTTACCTGATCCAGGCCTGGGCTCACGCCTTCCGCAATGAACCCAAATACAAGGTGGTTCAAGACACTTATCAGATCATGAAAGTGGAAG GTCATGTGTTCCCTGAGTTTAAGGAGAGTGATGCAATGTTTGCAGCTGAGAGA gcCCCAGACTGGGTTGATGCTGAGGAGTGCCATCGGTGCAGAGTCCAGTTTGGAGTCATGACAAGAAAG CACCACTGTCGAGCCTGTGGCCAGATTTTCTGTGGCAAGTGTTCATCTAAGTACTCCACCATTCCGAAGTTCGGCATTGAGAAGGAAGTGCGGGTTTGTGAGCCCTGCTTTGAGCTGCTCAACAA ccacccctccctctctcccccacttaGGAAAGCTGAAGTCAAAGCCCCGAGTACCACAGGTACTCCTGAACTGCCTCCTGAGTACCTGACCAGCCCACTGTCCCAGCAGTCGCAG ATGCCACCCAAGAGAGACGAGGCAgcgctgcaggaggaggaagagctgcagctggccATTGCCCTGTCCCAAAGTGAGGCTGAGGAGAAGGAGCGCGCG aggCATAAGAACTCGTACTCGGTGTATCCCAAAGCTGATCCCACCCCAGTGACCTCCTCAGCACCACCAGTCAGCACCCTCTACACTTCCCCTGTG AactcctctgctccatcagcTGAAGATGTCGACCCTGAG CTGGCCCGTTACCTGAACAGAACATACTGGgagaagaaacaggaagaggCTCGCAAAAGTCCCACCCCATCAGCCCCTGCCCCTGTGCCAATGGCTGAGCCCCTGCCAGCAATCACTCAGCCTGTAGAAACTCATGTCCCTGTCCAGCCAGTCAGCATAGTGGAG CAGCAGTACCAGAATGGGGAGTCGGAGGAGAACCACGAGCAGTTTCTGAAGGCTCTGCAGAACGCCGTCTCCACTTTCCTTAACCGGATGAAAAGCAACCACATGCGTGGACGCAGCATCACCAATGACAGCGCTGTGCTCTCCCTCTTCCAGTCCATCAACAACATGCATCCACAGCTCCTGGACATCCTCAACCAGCTGGATGAGAAACGAT TGTACTATGAGGGGCTGCAGGACAAGCTGGCTCAGGTGCGCGATGCCCGGGCAGCTCTCAACGCCCTTCGTGACGAACACAGGGAGAAGCTGCGTCGTGCTGCAGAAGAatcagagaggcagagacagatcCAGCTGGCACAAAAACTGGAGATAATGAGGCAGAAAAAACAG GAGTACTTGGAGATGCAAAGACAGCTGGCCATCCAGCGCCtccaggagcaggagaaggagaggcagaTGCGCCTGGAGCAGCAGAAGCACACAATCCAGATGAGAGCCCAGATGCCTGCGTTCTCTCTGCCCTACGCCCAG ATGCAGTCTTTGCCCCCGAACGTGGCAGGAGGGGTGGTGTACCAGCCTGGTGCTCCACCCAGCTACCCAGGCACCTTCAGCCCTGCTGGTTCTGTGGAGGGTTCACCAATGCATAACATGTATATGAACCAGCCTGGGCAGACTGCACCGCCACAGTATCAGGCCATGCCCGGCCCTGTCACAG ATCCGAATATGGCGTACATGTACCAGCCTGCGGGCACAAATGGGCAGCCTGGTCCTCCACCTGGTCAGGCTCCACCCACCACAAGTCCTCCCTACTCCAACTATCaacccacacccacacagggCTACCAG AATGTGGTTTCTCAGGCCCAGAGTATGCCTCCCATGTCCCAGCCTGCACCCACGAATGGTATGGGTTATATGGGCTACCAGCCATACCCCATGCAGAACATGATTTCAGCATTGCCAGGACAGGACCCCAATATGCCCCCCCAACAGCCATACATGCCAGGCCAGCAGCCCATGTACCAGCAG GTGGCTCCCCCCGGTGCCcctcagcagcaacagcagcaggtggCACAGCAGCAGACCCCTCAGGCTGTGCCGGGCAGCGCAGAGGCACAGCTCATCTCCTTCGACTGA
- the hgs gene encoding hepatocyte growth factor-regulated tyrosine kinase substrate isoform X2 produces MGKGGGTFERLLDKATSQLLLETDWESILQICDLIRQGDTQAKYAIGAIKKKLNDKNPHVALYALEVLESVVKNCGQTVHDEVASKQTMEELKDLLKTEPNVRNKILYLIQAWAHAFRNEPKYKVVQDTYQIMKVEGHVFPEFKESDAMFAAERAPDWVDAEECHRCRVQFGVMTRKHHCRACGQIFCGKCSSKYSTIPKFGIEKEVRVCEPCFELLNNHPSLSPPLRKAEVKAPSTTGTPELPPEYLTSPLSQQSQVLPPPSNQMPPKRDEAALQEEEELQLAIALSQSEAEEKERARHKNSYSVYPKADPTPVTSSAPPVSTLYTSPVNSSAPSAEDVDPELARYLNRTYWEKKQEEARKSPTPSAPAPVPMAEPLPAITQPVETHVPVQPVSIVEQYQNGESEENHEQFLKALQNAVSTFLNRMKSNHMRGRSITNDSAVLSLFQSINNMHPQLLDILNQLDEKRLYYEGLQDKLAQVRDARAALNALRDEHREKLRRAAEESERQRQIQLAQKLEIMRQKKQEYLEMQRQLAIQRLQEQEKERQMRLEQQKHTIQMRAQMPAFSLPYAQMQSLPPNVAGGVVYQPGAPPSYPGTFSPAGSVEGSPMHNMYMNQPGQTAPPQYQAMPGPVTDPNMAYMYQPAGTNGQPGPPPGQAPPTTSPPYSNYQPTPTQGYQNVVSQAQSMPPMSQPAPTNGMGYMGYQPYPMQNMISALPGQDPNMPPQQPYMPGQQPMYQQVAPPGAPQQQQQQVAQQQTPQAVPGSAEAQLISFD; encoded by the exons ATGGGGAAAGGCGGAGGCACCTTTGAGCGGCTTCTCG ATAAAGCCACCagtcagctgctgctggagacagaCTGGGAATCCATCCTGCAGATCTGTGATCTCATTCGACAAGGAGACACACA GGCTAAATATGCTATCGGAGCCATTAAGAAGAAGCTGAATGACAAAAATCCACACGTGGCCCTGTACGCACTGGAG GTGCTTGAGTCAGTTGTAAAGAACTGTGGCCAGACAGTCCATGATGAGGTGGCAAGTAAACAAACTATGGAGGAACTGAAGGATCTGCTCAAG ACGGAACCTAATGTCAGAAACAAGATCCTTTACCTGATCCAGGCCTGGGCTCACGCCTTCCGCAATGAACCCAAATACAAGGTGGTTCAAGACACTTATCAGATCATGAAAGTGGAAG GTCATGTGTTCCCTGAGTTTAAGGAGAGTGATGCAATGTTTGCAGCTGAGAGA gcCCCAGACTGGGTTGATGCTGAGGAGTGCCATCGGTGCAGAGTCCAGTTTGGAGTCATGACAAGAAAG CACCACTGTCGAGCCTGTGGCCAGATTTTCTGTGGCAAGTGTTCATCTAAGTACTCCACCATTCCGAAGTTCGGCATTGAGAAGGAAGTGCGGGTTTGTGAGCCCTGCTTTGAGCTGCTCAACAA ccacccctccctctctcccccacttaGGAAAGCTGAAGTCAAAGCCCCGAGTACCACAGGTACTCCTGAACTGCCTCCTGAGTACCTGACCAGCCCACTGTCCCAGCAGTCGCAG GTCTTACCACCTCCCTCTAACCAGATGCCACCCAAGAGAGACGAGGCAgcgctgcaggaggaggaagagctgcagctggccATTGCCCTGTCCCAAAGTGAGGCTGAGGAGAAGGAGCGCGCG aggCATAAGAACTCGTACTCGGTGTATCCCAAAGCTGATCCCACCCCAGTGACCTCCTCAGCACCACCAGTCAGCACCCTCTACACTTCCCCTGTG AactcctctgctccatcagcTGAAGATGTCGACCCTGAG CTGGCCCGTTACCTGAACAGAACATACTGGgagaagaaacaggaagaggCTCGCAAAAGTCCCACCCCATCAGCCCCTGCCCCTGTGCCAATGGCTGAGCCCCTGCCAGCAATCACTCAGCCTGTAGAAACTCATGTCCCTGTCCAGCCAGTCAGCATAGTGGAG CAGTACCAGAATGGGGAGTCGGAGGAGAACCACGAGCAGTTTCTGAAGGCTCTGCAGAACGCCGTCTCCACTTTCCTTAACCGGATGAAAAGCAACCACATGCGTGGACGCAGCATCACCAATGACAGCGCTGTGCTCTCCCTCTTCCAGTCCATCAACAACATGCATCCACAGCTCCTGGACATCCTCAACCAGCTGGATGAGAAACGAT TGTACTATGAGGGGCTGCAGGACAAGCTGGCTCAGGTGCGCGATGCCCGGGCAGCTCTCAACGCCCTTCGTGACGAACACAGGGAGAAGCTGCGTCGTGCTGCAGAAGAatcagagaggcagagacagatcCAGCTGGCACAAAAACTGGAGATAATGAGGCAGAAAAAACAG GAGTACTTGGAGATGCAAAGACAGCTGGCCATCCAGCGCCtccaggagcaggagaaggagaggcagaTGCGCCTGGAGCAGCAGAAGCACACAATCCAGATGAGAGCCCAGATGCCTGCGTTCTCTCTGCCCTACGCCCAG ATGCAGTCTTTGCCCCCGAACGTGGCAGGAGGGGTGGTGTACCAGCCTGGTGCTCCACCCAGCTACCCAGGCACCTTCAGCCCTGCTGGTTCTGTGGAGGGTTCACCAATGCATAACATGTATATGAACCAGCCTGGGCAGACTGCACCGCCACAGTATCAGGCCATGCCCGGCCCTGTCACAG ATCCGAATATGGCGTACATGTACCAGCCTGCGGGCACAAATGGGCAGCCTGGTCCTCCACCTGGTCAGGCTCCACCCACCACAAGTCCTCCCTACTCCAACTATCaacccacacccacacagggCTACCAG AATGTGGTTTCTCAGGCCCAGAGTATGCCTCCCATGTCCCAGCCTGCACCCACGAATGGTATGGGTTATATGGGCTACCAGCCATACCCCATGCAGAACATGATTTCAGCATTGCCAGGACAGGACCCCAATATGCCCCCCCAACAGCCATACATGCCAGGCCAGCAGCCCATGTACCAGCAG GTGGCTCCCCCCGGTGCCcctcagcagcaacagcagcaggtggCACAGCAGCAGACCCCTCAGGCTGTGCCGGGCAGCGCAGAGGCACAGCTCATCTCCTTCGACTGA
- the hgs gene encoding hepatocyte growth factor-regulated tyrosine kinase substrate isoform X1, which produces MGKGGGTFERLLDKATSQLLLETDWESILQICDLIRQGDTQAKYAIGAIKKKLNDKNPHVALYALEVLESVVKNCGQTVHDEVASKQTMEELKDLLKTEPNVRNKILYLIQAWAHAFRNEPKYKVVQDTYQIMKVEGHVFPEFKESDAMFAAERAPDWVDAEECHRCRVQFGVMTRKHHCRACGQIFCGKCSSKYSTIPKFGIEKEVRVCEPCFELLNNHPSLSPPLRKAEVKAPSTTGTPELPPEYLTSPLSQQSQVLPPPSNQMPPKRDEAALQEEEELQLAIALSQSEAEEKERARHKNSYSVYPKADPTPVTSSAPPVSTLYTSPVNSSAPSAEDVDPELARYLNRTYWEKKQEEARKSPTPSAPAPVPMAEPLPAITQPVETHVPVQPVSIVEQQYQNGESEENHEQFLKALQNAVSTFLNRMKSNHMRGRSITNDSAVLSLFQSINNMHPQLLDILNQLDEKRLYYEGLQDKLAQVRDARAALNALRDEHREKLRRAAEESERQRQIQLAQKLEIMRQKKQEYLEMQRQLAIQRLQEQEKERQMRLEQQKHTIQMRAQMPAFSLPYAQMQSLPPNVAGGVVYQPGAPPSYPGTFSPAGSVEGSPMHNMYMNQPGQTAPPQYQAMPGPVTDPNMAYMYQPAGTNGQPGPPPGQAPPTTSPPYSNYQPTPTQGYQNVVSQAQSMPPMSQPAPTNGMGYMGYQPYPMQNMISALPGQDPNMPPQQPYMPGQQPMYQQVAPPGAPQQQQQQVAQQQTPQAVPGSAEAQLISFD; this is translated from the exons ATGGGGAAAGGCGGAGGCACCTTTGAGCGGCTTCTCG ATAAAGCCACCagtcagctgctgctggagacagaCTGGGAATCCATCCTGCAGATCTGTGATCTCATTCGACAAGGAGACACACA GGCTAAATATGCTATCGGAGCCATTAAGAAGAAGCTGAATGACAAAAATCCACACGTGGCCCTGTACGCACTGGAG GTGCTTGAGTCAGTTGTAAAGAACTGTGGCCAGACAGTCCATGATGAGGTGGCAAGTAAACAAACTATGGAGGAACTGAAGGATCTGCTCAAG ACGGAACCTAATGTCAGAAACAAGATCCTTTACCTGATCCAGGCCTGGGCTCACGCCTTCCGCAATGAACCCAAATACAAGGTGGTTCAAGACACTTATCAGATCATGAAAGTGGAAG GTCATGTGTTCCCTGAGTTTAAGGAGAGTGATGCAATGTTTGCAGCTGAGAGA gcCCCAGACTGGGTTGATGCTGAGGAGTGCCATCGGTGCAGAGTCCAGTTTGGAGTCATGACAAGAAAG CACCACTGTCGAGCCTGTGGCCAGATTTTCTGTGGCAAGTGTTCATCTAAGTACTCCACCATTCCGAAGTTCGGCATTGAGAAGGAAGTGCGGGTTTGTGAGCCCTGCTTTGAGCTGCTCAACAA ccacccctccctctctcccccacttaGGAAAGCTGAAGTCAAAGCCCCGAGTACCACAGGTACTCCTGAACTGCCTCCTGAGTACCTGACCAGCCCACTGTCCCAGCAGTCGCAG GTCTTACCACCTCCCTCTAACCAGATGCCACCCAAGAGAGACGAGGCAgcgctgcaggaggaggaagagctgcagctggccATTGCCCTGTCCCAAAGTGAGGCTGAGGAGAAGGAGCGCGCG aggCATAAGAACTCGTACTCGGTGTATCCCAAAGCTGATCCCACCCCAGTGACCTCCTCAGCACCACCAGTCAGCACCCTCTACACTTCCCCTGTG AactcctctgctccatcagcTGAAGATGTCGACCCTGAG CTGGCCCGTTACCTGAACAGAACATACTGGgagaagaaacaggaagaggCTCGCAAAAGTCCCACCCCATCAGCCCCTGCCCCTGTGCCAATGGCTGAGCCCCTGCCAGCAATCACTCAGCCTGTAGAAACTCATGTCCCTGTCCAGCCAGTCAGCATAGTGGAG CAGCAGTACCAGAATGGGGAGTCGGAGGAGAACCACGAGCAGTTTCTGAAGGCTCTGCAGAACGCCGTCTCCACTTTCCTTAACCGGATGAAAAGCAACCACATGCGTGGACGCAGCATCACCAATGACAGCGCTGTGCTCTCCCTCTTCCAGTCCATCAACAACATGCATCCACAGCTCCTGGACATCCTCAACCAGCTGGATGAGAAACGAT TGTACTATGAGGGGCTGCAGGACAAGCTGGCTCAGGTGCGCGATGCCCGGGCAGCTCTCAACGCCCTTCGTGACGAACACAGGGAGAAGCTGCGTCGTGCTGCAGAAGAatcagagaggcagagacagatcCAGCTGGCACAAAAACTGGAGATAATGAGGCAGAAAAAACAG GAGTACTTGGAGATGCAAAGACAGCTGGCCATCCAGCGCCtccaggagcaggagaaggagaggcagaTGCGCCTGGAGCAGCAGAAGCACACAATCCAGATGAGAGCCCAGATGCCTGCGTTCTCTCTGCCCTACGCCCAG ATGCAGTCTTTGCCCCCGAACGTGGCAGGAGGGGTGGTGTACCAGCCTGGTGCTCCACCCAGCTACCCAGGCACCTTCAGCCCTGCTGGTTCTGTGGAGGGTTCACCAATGCATAACATGTATATGAACCAGCCTGGGCAGACTGCACCGCCACAGTATCAGGCCATGCCCGGCCCTGTCACAG ATCCGAATATGGCGTACATGTACCAGCCTGCGGGCACAAATGGGCAGCCTGGTCCTCCACCTGGTCAGGCTCCACCCACCACAAGTCCTCCCTACTCCAACTATCaacccacacccacacagggCTACCAG AATGTGGTTTCTCAGGCCCAGAGTATGCCTCCCATGTCCCAGCCTGCACCCACGAATGGTATGGGTTATATGGGCTACCAGCCATACCCCATGCAGAACATGATTTCAGCATTGCCAGGACAGGACCCCAATATGCCCCCCCAACAGCCATACATGCCAGGCCAGCAGCCCATGTACCAGCAG GTGGCTCCCCCCGGTGCCcctcagcagcaacagcagcaggtggCACAGCAGCAGACCCCTCAGGCTGTGCCGGGCAGCGCAGAGGCACAGCTCATCTCCTTCGACTGA
- the hgs gene encoding hepatocyte growth factor-regulated tyrosine kinase substrate isoform X4 produces MGKGGGTFERLLDKATSQLLLETDWESILQICDLIRQGDTQAKYAIGAIKKKLNDKNPHVALYALEVLESVVKNCGQTVHDEVASKQTMEELKDLLKTEPNVRNKILYLIQAWAHAFRNEPKYKVVQDTYQIMKVEGHVFPEFKESDAMFAAERAPDWVDAEECHRCRVQFGVMTRKHHCRACGQIFCGKCSSKYSTIPKFGIEKEVRVCEPCFELLNNHPSLSPPLRKAEVKAPSTTGTPELPPEYLTSPLSQQSQMPPKRDEAALQEEEELQLAIALSQSEAEEKERARHKNSYSVYPKADPTPVTSSAPPVSTLYTSPVNSSAPSAEDVDPELARYLNRTYWEKKQEEARKSPTPSAPAPVPMAEPLPAITQPVETHVPVQPVSIVEQYQNGESEENHEQFLKALQNAVSTFLNRMKSNHMRGRSITNDSAVLSLFQSINNMHPQLLDILNQLDEKRLYYEGLQDKLAQVRDARAALNALRDEHREKLRRAAEESERQRQIQLAQKLEIMRQKKQEYLEMQRQLAIQRLQEQEKERQMRLEQQKHTIQMRAQMPAFSLPYAQMQSLPPNVAGGVVYQPGAPPSYPGTFSPAGSVEGSPMHNMYMNQPGQTAPPQYQAMPGPVTDPNMAYMYQPAGTNGQPGPPPGQAPPTTSPPYSNYQPTPTQGYQNVVSQAQSMPPMSQPAPTNGMGYMGYQPYPMQNMISALPGQDPNMPPQQPYMPGQQPMYQQVAPPGAPQQQQQQVAQQQTPQAVPGSAEAQLISFD; encoded by the exons ATGGGGAAAGGCGGAGGCACCTTTGAGCGGCTTCTCG ATAAAGCCACCagtcagctgctgctggagacagaCTGGGAATCCATCCTGCAGATCTGTGATCTCATTCGACAAGGAGACACACA GGCTAAATATGCTATCGGAGCCATTAAGAAGAAGCTGAATGACAAAAATCCACACGTGGCCCTGTACGCACTGGAG GTGCTTGAGTCAGTTGTAAAGAACTGTGGCCAGACAGTCCATGATGAGGTGGCAAGTAAACAAACTATGGAGGAACTGAAGGATCTGCTCAAG ACGGAACCTAATGTCAGAAACAAGATCCTTTACCTGATCCAGGCCTGGGCTCACGCCTTCCGCAATGAACCCAAATACAAGGTGGTTCAAGACACTTATCAGATCATGAAAGTGGAAG GTCATGTGTTCCCTGAGTTTAAGGAGAGTGATGCAATGTTTGCAGCTGAGAGA gcCCCAGACTGGGTTGATGCTGAGGAGTGCCATCGGTGCAGAGTCCAGTTTGGAGTCATGACAAGAAAG CACCACTGTCGAGCCTGTGGCCAGATTTTCTGTGGCAAGTGTTCATCTAAGTACTCCACCATTCCGAAGTTCGGCATTGAGAAGGAAGTGCGGGTTTGTGAGCCCTGCTTTGAGCTGCTCAACAA ccacccctccctctctcccccacttaGGAAAGCTGAAGTCAAAGCCCCGAGTACCACAGGTACTCCTGAACTGCCTCCTGAGTACCTGACCAGCCCACTGTCCCAGCAGTCGCAG ATGCCACCCAAGAGAGACGAGGCAgcgctgcaggaggaggaagagctgcagctggccATTGCCCTGTCCCAAAGTGAGGCTGAGGAGAAGGAGCGCGCG aggCATAAGAACTCGTACTCGGTGTATCCCAAAGCTGATCCCACCCCAGTGACCTCCTCAGCACCACCAGTCAGCACCCTCTACACTTCCCCTGTG AactcctctgctccatcagcTGAAGATGTCGACCCTGAG CTGGCCCGTTACCTGAACAGAACATACTGGgagaagaaacaggaagaggCTCGCAAAAGTCCCACCCCATCAGCCCCTGCCCCTGTGCCAATGGCTGAGCCCCTGCCAGCAATCACTCAGCCTGTAGAAACTCATGTCCCTGTCCAGCCAGTCAGCATAGTGGAG CAGTACCAGAATGGGGAGTCGGAGGAGAACCACGAGCAGTTTCTGAAGGCTCTGCAGAACGCCGTCTCCACTTTCCTTAACCGGATGAAAAGCAACCACATGCGTGGACGCAGCATCACCAATGACAGCGCTGTGCTCTCCCTCTTCCAGTCCATCAACAACATGCATCCACAGCTCCTGGACATCCTCAACCAGCTGGATGAGAAACGAT TGTACTATGAGGGGCTGCAGGACAAGCTGGCTCAGGTGCGCGATGCCCGGGCAGCTCTCAACGCCCTTCGTGACGAACACAGGGAGAAGCTGCGTCGTGCTGCAGAAGAatcagagaggcagagacagatcCAGCTGGCACAAAAACTGGAGATAATGAGGCAGAAAAAACAG GAGTACTTGGAGATGCAAAGACAGCTGGCCATCCAGCGCCtccaggagcaggagaaggagaggcagaTGCGCCTGGAGCAGCAGAAGCACACAATCCAGATGAGAGCCCAGATGCCTGCGTTCTCTCTGCCCTACGCCCAG ATGCAGTCTTTGCCCCCGAACGTGGCAGGAGGGGTGGTGTACCAGCCTGGTGCTCCACCCAGCTACCCAGGCACCTTCAGCCCTGCTGGTTCTGTGGAGGGTTCACCAATGCATAACATGTATATGAACCAGCCTGGGCAGACTGCACCGCCACAGTATCAGGCCATGCCCGGCCCTGTCACAG ATCCGAATATGGCGTACATGTACCAGCCTGCGGGCACAAATGGGCAGCCTGGTCCTCCACCTGGTCAGGCTCCACCCACCACAAGTCCTCCCTACTCCAACTATCaacccacacccacacagggCTACCAG AATGTGGTTTCTCAGGCCCAGAGTATGCCTCCCATGTCCCAGCCTGCACCCACGAATGGTATGGGTTATATGGGCTACCAGCCATACCCCATGCAGAACATGATTTCAGCATTGCCAGGACAGGACCCCAATATGCCCCCCCAACAGCCATACATGCCAGGCCAGCAGCCCATGTACCAGCAG GTGGCTCCCCCCGGTGCCcctcagcagcaacagcagcaggtggCACAGCAGCAGACCCCTCAGGCTGTGCCGGGCAGCGCAGAGGCACAGCTCATCTCCTTCGACTGA
- the zgc:103625 gene encoding methyltransferase-like 26 B, which yields MLLSPQAERNWEGLCSMLEDVLEDQSHRQLFALELGSGTGQHVIRFAQKMPFVTWQPSDIKEESRDSIKAYIAATHAKTILQPVHLDASEPWEKWAGVPRSSCDVVIAINLLQYSSFKTAQGVFSGAGQILKLNGLLITYGAYAINGTITPSCNEYLDEEIRKMNPEWGLPDMDVLRQLAYGNGMRMERIIEMEEYYKCLIFRKM from the exons ATGCTGCTGTCTCCTCAGGCAGAGAGGAACTGGGAGGGCCTGTGTTCAATGCTTGAAGATGTGTTGGAGGACCAGTCCCACAGGCAGCTGTTTGCCTTAGAGCTGGGCTCTGGAACCGGGCAGCATGTGATACGCTTTGCCCAGAAGATGCCCTTTGTCACCTGGCAGCCATCGGACATTAAGGAGGAGTCTCGAGACAG TATCAAGGCCTACATTGCTGCGACCCATGCCAAGACCATTCTGCAGCCTGTCCACCTAGACGCCAGCGAACCGTGGGAGAAATGGGCCGGCGTTCCCCGCAGCTCCTGTGACGTTGTTATTGCCATTAACTTGCTGCAGTACAGCTCCTTCAAAACAGCACAG GGTGTTTTTAGTGGAGCCGGTCAGATCCTCAAACTAAATGGCCTTCTGATAACTTATGGG GCATATGCTATTAATGGCACCATCACACCGAGCTGTAACGAATATCTGGATGAGGAGATTCGAAAAAT GAACCCAGAGTGGGGTCTTCCAGACATGGATGTACTGAGACAGCTGGCCTATGGGAACGGGATGCGTATGGAGAGGATT ATCGAGATGGAAGAATACTACAAATGCCTCATCTTcagaaaaatgtaa
- the mrpl12 gene encoding 39S ribosomal protein L12, mitochondrial, with amino-acid sequence MYCSTRCLRTALRVAANTHRQHLQRQTPALCALRLLRTSPTTHSGAIAAPPLDGAPKHYSPKIEQLVNDIASLTLLEVSDLNELLKKTLNIQDVGMMPMGASAMPLAQAAEEEEVPAKKEKTHFTVKLTELKGAEKVKLIKEVKNCIQGLNLVQAKKLVEALPQEIRANVSKEEAEKLKAALEAAGGTVVLE; translated from the exons ATGTACTGCTCCACACGCTGCCTCCGGACCGCGCTGCGGGTCGCGGCGAACACCCACCG GCAACACCTTCAGCGGCAGACCCCGGCTCTGTGTGCACTCAGACTTCTGAGGACCAGCCCGACCACCCACTCAGGCGCCATCGCCGCCCCTCCGTTAGACGGAGCACCCAAACATTATTCCCCCAAAATCGAGCAGCTCGTCAATGACATAGCCAGCCTCACTTTGTTAGAGGTGTCGGACCTCAACGAGCTCCTCAAG AAAACTCTGAACATTCAGGATGTTGGAATGATGCCGATGGGGGCGTCAGCTATGCCTTTGGCTCAG GccgcagaagaggaggaagtaccggccaagaaagagaaaactcaCTTCACAGTCAAATTGACGGAATTAAAGGGGGCGGAAAAAGTCAAACTTATAAAGGAAGTGAAGAACTGCATTCAAGGCTTGAATCTGGTTCAG GCTAAGAAACTAGTGGAGGCTCTTCCCCAGGAAATCCGGGCAAACGTATCCAAAGAAGAGGCCGAGAAACTGAAAGCGGCCCTGGAGGCGGCAGGCGGAACTGTGGTTTTAGAGTAG